One Chroogloeocystis siderophila 5.2 s.c.1 genomic window carries:
- a CDS encoding FkbM family methyltransferase: MTITIKTSFIRRLYLHLLNAYSRYINRFSVYRIAFRYFIKTLVIVGTKTLDMQFPSRVTGGWWWTWRWRWEMIMQWHEYETVQWCQQLVKPGMVVLDIGAHIGYFTWLFSDLVGPSGKVIAFEPCPENYPLLLHNIKARGCHVAEPVCVALSDEIGEVELFISKGNTTHSLNKEFTQNQEGSVRVRSTTVDAYMANVNHLPVGFVKIDVEGVEPQVLTGMMDTIYRNPELVMVVELNPKALEAGGYRAEELIAQLEALGFVPKAIKEDGELVPPFEDSSRKVQNLLCLRASSQVKISLY; encoded by the coding sequence ATGACTATAACTATTAAAACATCGTTTATTCGTAGGCTATATTTACATCTGCTAAACGCCTATTCACGCTATATTAATCGTTTTTCTGTATACCGCATAGCATTTAGATATTTTATTAAAACACTAGTAATTGTAGGAACTAAAACGCTGGACATGCAATTTCCATCTCGAGTGACTGGTGGTTGGTGGTGGACATGGCGCTGGCGTTGGGAGATGATTATGCAGTGGCACGAATACGAAACGGTTCAATGGTGTCAGCAGCTAGTTAAACCAGGTATGGTTGTCTTAGACATAGGCGCTCATATCGGCTATTTCACCTGGTTATTTTCTGACTTAGTTGGACCGAGCGGAAAAGTAATTGCCTTTGAACCCTGTCCCGAAAACTATCCATTACTACTGCACAACATTAAAGCCCGAGGATGTCATGTTGCAGAGCCAGTTTGCGTAGCGCTCTCAGATGAGATTGGAGAGGTAGAGCTGTTTATCTCTAAGGGGAATACTACACATAGTCTGAACAAAGAATTTACTCAGAACCAGGAAGGGAGCGTTAGGGTTAGAAGTACTACAGTCGATGCATACATGGCAAATGTGAATCACCTACCAGTAGGATTCGTGAAGATAGATGTTGAGGGCGTGGAGCCTCAAGTCTTAACTGGGATGATGGATACAATTTATAGAAACCCAGAACTAGTGATGGTAGTTGAGCTGAATCCCAAGGCTCTTGAGGCTGGTGGGTATAGGGCAGAGGAGCTTATTGCTCAACTGGAAGCTTTAGGCTTTGTACCTAAAGCAATAAAAGAGGATGGTGAACTTGTTCCACCATTTGAAGATTCTTCCAGAAAGGTACAAAACTTACTTTGTCTTAGAGCTTCATCACAAGTAAAAATATCACTATATTAG